GGCTGCGGTTGCCGATGAACAGCGGGCCGCTCCAGTTGTCCGGCGGTGCGCCGAAGGCCGCGGCACCGGCCGAGTGGGTCACCGAGAGCTGGGCGCCGAACGCCCGGGCCGCGGCGGCGGCGGGCGGCACCTCGTCGATGGTCTCGAGCACGATGTGGCCGGGCTCCAGATCGATGACCTGCGCCGTGCGCACTCCCCCGGGCACGGCGAGCCAGACCAGCCCGGCCGCCTCGGCCTCGAAGAACCCGGACGGTGCGCCGTGCCGCCTCTTGTCGAACCCACGAGGGTCGCCGCCGGGTGAATTGACGAAGTCGCTCATCCCTCCACTCTGACCGTTTGCACGGCTGGGCGCTACGGGACGCGCGGCAACCTCCGCGACCTGTGAGAGAAGCACGCGTCCGGGCCCGAGAGTGGGGCTTGACTCATGGCTCGCGGAAGAGGGCGAGGGCTTGGCGGGGGCAGAGGGACACCGCGTCGGTGGCCGCGGTGAGCAGCTGAGCGGGCACCGGCACGTCCGAGCCGTAGCCGAGCGCCAGCGGGTAGCCCCAGTCGTCGCGCTGCAGCCGCTCCGGCAGTAATTCGGTGC
This is a stretch of genomic DNA from Cryobacterium soli. It encodes these proteins:
- a CDS encoding ferredoxin, translated to MSARMLASTGRRAAGAAAAGSGARAVLHIDWTSCDGRGLCTELLPERLQRDDWGYPLALGYGSDVPVPAQLLTAATDAVSLCPRQALALFREP